Below is a genomic region from Dehalococcoides mccartyi.
ACGGTGGCTGGGTACTGCCTTTGCGGCTGTTATTTGGCCTGCCGCTGGTCCTGATAGTGCCGGGTTATGCCCTGGCATCAGTCCTGTACCCCTCTAAGCTTAGCCTCAGCCGCTCCTCACGGCTTATGGTTAGTCTGGCACTCAGTCTATCAGTCTCCATGCTGGCAGGGCTGGTTTTAAACTATACGGTTGGGCTGGGGCAGGAGAGTGTTCTGTGTACTCTTTGCAGTTTAAGCCTTATATTTTGTCTTGCGGCCATTGGCAGAAGGCAACGTTTGCCGCCTGACGAAAGACCCGGTCTGATACTAATCCCTCCTGACACTAAAAAACAGGTCTCCGGAAATACCTCCCAGGTTTTCTTGAATATGCTTCTGGCAGTTTGCCTGCTGGGAGTGGGCGGATTTGCCGTAAAACAACTGGTACAAGTTTATTCGCCGGCGGAGTTTACTCAGTTTTATATGCTGGGTATAGATGATACTGCCGAAAACTTTCCAAGTATGTTTTTTCTGGATAACGGGCAGGTGACTGAAGTGCAGTATGGCAACCGGCCTGCGGTAGAGGCTGTTTCTGCCTGCCTGAAGCTGGTCATCTCCAATAGCGGCCAGTTTGACATAGTTTATAGGGTGGAAGCTCTACTTAACGGCCATCTGCACAAGTTTTCCTTTGGCGATGGCACAGAATTTGACGGTTTTATAGACGTGCCTGCGAGTGTTGTTAATTCACTTGAGCTCTATTTTGCCCCGATTGAACCGGGTGATAACCAGTTACTGGAAATTTGGCTTTATTCGGGTGACACCCCGGTATTCTCCCAGCCTCTTAAACTTGTCTTCAGTACGGACTAAAGCGGTTTTTGCTCAGGCCAAAAGCTTTGCATATATCTCTTTGAGGCTGGTTATTACCAGAGGCCAATTGCAGGCGGATACCTTGGGCCGGGTATTAGGCGGCGGGTTTTTTATATGAGCCTGAAAAGCTTTTAGAAATTCAAAATCATCTTTTGCATAGTACAATCCCTCTCCTTCAGTGAATACTTCAGGCAGAGCACCGAATGGGGTAGTTATAACCGGCAGATTGGAGGACATAGCTTCCAGTACTGAAAGAGGCATTTCGCTGGAAAAAATCTGGTGGTTGGTATCTTCTTCCAAGAGCATGGGGTATATGTAACAGTCTGCCAGAGCGTACCAGTCAGCAATATTGGGGCGGAAACTGGTCAGAATCATGCAGCTGCTTTTTCTCAGATTTTCCAGCAGGGTGCGGTTAAAAATACCCGGATTTGAAACGGCCATTATTACCTGTGTATCCGGGTTTTGCATACGTCTTAGCAGGTCCACTCCCCGCCCTGACCGTATCGGCCCTACGTGAAGCAGAAGCAGTTTGTTTTGGGGCAGGCAATACTGGCGGCGAAGCTCAGCTTTGATTTCAGGTGAAACCGGCTGAAAAACAGTCATATCCACCCCGTTCGGTAAAATGACAGTCTCTATTCCGGACTCTTTGAAAAAAGCGGCACATTTTTGGGATAAGCAGATTGCCAGATCCGGTTTTATATACGGAAGCATGTTTTTTACGGTACGGGTCTTGGCTGGCTGTTGGGCGGAAATGACTGTTTTAGCTCGCGGAGCGGACAGTTTGGCCAGTTGCAGGCGGAAAAGTTCAGCCGAATCCGGTTTACCCAGCAGGTGAATTATATCCGGCTGGAAACGGCGGATGCGGTTCAGGCTTCTGGGGCGGGTAAAGTGTTCCTTGTGGCAGAGTAGAA
It encodes:
- a CDS encoding DUF1616 domain-containing protein, giving the protein MNFLRRYDFYLLILFIGLGVLAFNGGWVLPLRLLFGLPLVLIVPGYALASVLYPSKLSLSRSSRLMVSLALSLSVSMLAGLVLNYTVGLGQESVLCTLCSLSLIFCLAAIGRRQRLPPDERPGLILIPPDTKKQVSGNTSQVFLNMLLAVCLLGVGGFAVKQLVQVYSPAEFTQFYMLGIDDTAENFPSMFFLDNGQVTEVQYGNRPAVEAVSACLKLVISNSGQFDIVYRVEALLNGHLHKFSFGDGTEFDGFIDVPASVVNSLELYFAPIEPGDNQLLEIWLYSGDTPVFSQPLKLVFSTD
- a CDS encoding glycosyltransferase family 4 protein is translated as MIKICLIGDFKVCPDRSIYKMAAQLADFLSKEKDISLLLCHKEHFTRPRSLNRIRRFQPDIIHLLGKPDSAELFRLQLAKLSAPRAKTVISAQQPAKTRTVKNMLPYIKPDLAICLSQKCAAFFKESGIETVILPNGVDMTVFQPVSPEIKAELRRQYCLPQNKLLLLHVGPIRSGRGVDLLRRMQNPDTQVIMAVSNPGIFNRTLLENLRKSSCMILTSFRPNIADWYALADCYIYPMLLEEDTNHQIFSSEMPLSVLEAMSSNLPVITTPFGALPEVFTEGEGLYYAKDDFEFLKAFQAHIKNPPPNTRPKVSACNWPLVITSLKEIYAKLLA